The following is a genomic window from Halichoerus grypus chromosome 5, mHalGry1.hap1.1, whole genome shotgun sequence.
TGTGTGAAGAGCGTGGCTGAGGCCTCAGAGCTGACCCTGGGTCCTGCCTGTCCCCACCACATCCCCGTCCAGGTGGAGCAGGACGAGGAGTCAGCTGCCACCTGTCTGGACCACTGCACCATTGAGATTAGTGAGCTTGAGACCAATGTCTGAGCCTGCAGGGCCACAGGGGCCAGGGGAGGCCTCCAGGGTTAGGCGCCAAGGGCAGGATCTCAACTCACCTACTTTTCTGAGCACCTGCCAGGAGCCAGGCTCACACACTCTTCCCACCCTTGAGAGGCCAGAATGAGCCCCACTTGTCGGACAGTGGAGTTCCGGAAAGGGAAAAACTGCAGGTGGGAGCCCCAGCTGGAGAATGATGAGCCCGCATGGCCTAAGTCCCGCTGTGACATGTCTGCTGTGATGGCCTAGGAGGGTGGCAGGCAGGCACTATATGGTCTCACTTTCTGGATCACACAGTTGAGGCTCTGTGAGCTGAAAACATTCACGCCAGGTCTCAGAGCAAATAATGTCAGGGCCAGGACTCTCACTCAAGTCTTTCAAGCCTTGCCACTCCTTCCCAGAGAACGGGGGGGGTTTCTGCCCCCCTCCGGGAGCTCTGAGCCACCACTACCTTCAGTTTATGAAGACATAACAACAGCCTGGTTCTGCCCCAGCTGTGTCCCTGCCCAGGCCcgtccccctccctgccctgtaaCACGTGGCCTCAGACAAACAGCTCTCCCCGAGGACAGCCCAGCCCAAGGCCGAGGCCCACTGCCTGCCGCGTGCCACAGCCCATCCCAGCAGTTGTCTCTCACAAAGCTCAGCCGACGTGGAGAGGGGATGTCTTCAGAAGAGCTACAGGGACCCTTAGAGACATCTGGGCCGGCCTGCCACAGGACAGGTGggccagccaggcctggggaggcAGGCGTGATGGGATGCTTTGGTCAAGTTGCCCACGGAGCCCTGGGGTCAGCCCTCTACGCAAGCCTGTGTGACGAAGTGGTGTTAGATTTTCTACTCCTTTCTGTGTTTGCATATTCAGTGATAACTaaataaaggttttgttttttaagtctgTGGGCGTAGCGACCACACCCTGGCCAGCATTTCTTTATTGGGCTAATATAGGCTGTCTGCGGTGCAGACTGGCCCGACTGGGCAGCCAATGTAGGGTCAGGCCTGTCCATGTAGCCAGAGGATAGACAGGTCTAGCTGGCCTGGCAGTGTGTGGACAGGCCTGTCTGGGCAGCCAGAGTGCAAACGAGCCTGTCCTGGGGGCTGGAATGAAGCCAGGCCTGTCTGAGCTGTCATAGGTAAGAGGCAGAGTACGAATCAGCTTCCCCGGGGGCCTGTCTCCACAGCCAGTGTGGACAGACCACAGAGATCAGTCCCCACAAAAGAGACAAATTTCCTCAAATAGTCTGATCCCTTTGGTGAATGCTTTGCTTTCAGGAGCGGACATGCCCAAAGACATTTCCAgactctctccctcattctcctcAGGCCCAGGGTGCCTCCAGGAAGCTCACAGGGGACACAGAAGAGCCCTGGCCACACGGCCTGTTCTGAATGGGCTCTGGGGAGAAGACGCAGCTCTAGGGTCTTGCACAGAGGGGCCCTGGAAGACActgaagtggggggaggggatgggcttCCCAAAGTCACTCAGAGACTCAGGAGGGCActtgccctcccagcccccactcctgAACTACTTCCTATCCTCCTCCCAGGGCCGCAGTCTGAGGAGTCCAGGAAGGGCGAAGGGCCCTGATCCTAGGATCCCCGTTCCATTGcagggccaggggctggagggtctACCATGGGAACATCCTTCCTTCATTAAGGCCTAATCACCAAAGAGAGGTCAGAGATCAAGCTATCAGTCATTCCCACAATCATGTGGACGGGCTAAAACATCCCTTCCCTGTGTCACATCTCTAAGGCCCTTTGAGCAGTGGAGCCTGGCCCACCCCAAGGCAGGAATCTGCTCTTTACTGGGCTCAACAGGAGCATGCTTACACATCTCCAGGAGTGGGAGGACACTGCTTCCTGGGCGTCTCATCCACTGTGGGGCGGCTCTGCTcgccagagttttttttttttttttttttttaaagattttatttatttattcatgagagagagagagaggcagaggcagagggagaaacaggctccccgcagagcagggagcccgatgcgggactcgatcccaggaccctgggatcatgacctgagccgaaggcagacgcttaaccgactgagccacccaggcgtccctcgcCAGAGTTTCTGCTTTGCTCTGAGCCGGGTGCTGCCCCTCCCAGTTCCAGCTCTGGCCCTGCTGGGGCTGGTGGGAGCACTAGACATGTCCGTCATTTCTTCCCTGGGCAGGCCTGCAAAGACCTGGGCCCCCAAGGGACTCTGCTCTAGCTCGGGCCTGCCTCCAGGCTCCTTCTCATTCCAGCCGTCCTGGGGACACCCCCATCAGTGATGCCCACTCAGGGCGCAGGCGGTCCTCCGGGTAAGCCTGAGTAGCCCAAAGCCGGGAGGTCCTCTGCTCAGATGCTCAGCCCCTGGAAGTGCAGAGTGAGCTCACAAGCCCCGTGTGGTGGTCCTGGCCGGACCTGCTGACCCCCACCAAGCAGACGGGCCACACATGCCTCAGGCCTCCTTACCTGTGACTAAACCCCACACCCCTGGACCTCGGCCCGTAAGATGACTTGCGGGCCCAACAACTAAACTCTGCGCCGACTCTTGCCGGTCTGGACAGGCCCTGAGGTgcttgtgtcctgcccacccccagccggGCGCCGGCCCAGCACCTGACAGGAAGCACACACAGACACGGCCACGGGCTGCCAGAAAGGGGTAATGCTTTTATATTAGTTTTTCTGTAACAAGAAAAATCAGCTTtgaggtgttgttttttttttttatcatttttttcttaaaaagaattcaaagtcCAAAGGCACCCAGAACTCCCCCACAggcccaaagaataaaaaaggtaTGTCATCAGGGCAGCTGGGCCCTTCCTCCTTGCTTAGCCGTGCCCCTCCACCTCACTCCTGCCCAAGGCCCCAGCCGCCCCGGGAGACTTTCCCTCTGGCCTCGGTGGGATTTCTGTCAAAGACGTGCCTGTGGCTGGCCGGGGCATGGCAGGGGGTGACCGCCCCAGCGGCTGGGGGCCAGGGCAGCAGTCCCAGAGGGGGGAACAGAAACGTCAGCTTCTGTGAGTTCCAGAGGGCGGCGGGCCCCTGGCCACAGGGAGCTCCAAGATAACTCTGTCTTCTCCAGTGGACGGATGGACAAACGGCTGAGCAGATGGCAAGCTGTTCTGGCCAGTTCTGGCTGGGGCAAGAGGTGTTGGTGGCAGGGGCCACAGAGGGCTGTCTGCATGTGacttgtgtgtggggggggcggggggtccaTGGTAAAGGGAGCAGACACCCGTGGGAGCCAGGGCAGGGTCAGACCCTTCCCCGAGTCTGCATGAGTCCAGGGGCATGATGGCGATggagggcctgggaggggagCGGAACTGTTCGGTGGGCGCCATGCAGCCCGCAGTGTGTGGACGTGTCGTGGTGCCTGCCCATGTGTGGCTGAGGGCGCTGCCGGAACGGGTGGGGATGGGAGACCGTGTGCTCAGCCTGTGTGGTGGCGGCGGGCGGCTGGTGGGGGCGGCACTGGGTGCGTCTGTGAGCATGGCAGACCGGGGCTCACAGGGCACGGGTACGTGCTGCAGAAAGGGGTCTGGCGGTCCGCTGTCCTGCAGAACATGTAGAAGAGTCAGGAGCAGACCTGCCAGCTTTGGGAAGGTGGGCTTGAGCTAGGAGGCCCCCCCGAGGGGACTCTGGGAGGGCTAGGCCACTGCAGGCGGGAGGGGGAGCTGCCCCTGGGGGCCCAGAGCCAGCAGGCCACCCACTGGGCAGTGTTCTCGCTGACTGGCCAGGCCTGGTATCGACTCGCCTCTGGCCACTCCCCAGGGCCCCTCCCAGGCAACCCCCCCAACAGACCTGCCTGAGGCCAATGGCCTCCAGGGGGGGCAGATTCTcccccatcccaggactccacAGCCCCCTCAGGAGGGCCAGAGCATCCTCACTGAACAGCTGGTCAcccccctccctgacccccagctCTGCCTGAGGACAATTTCTAGACAGGAggtctcccccttctcccctgggGCCCcggcagcaggggaaggggacTCCCAAGCATGGCCTCTGGGCCTGTTCTCCGAGCTAGGATAACGACCCCATGCACATCCTTCTGTCAGCCCCACCTCCCTCTGTCATCCCCCCATGGGGTCCTCACCACCACCCTGCAGTCTCCTCTCTGACCCAAGCCCCTACTTCAAGTCAGTGTCCTAACAGTGGCCCAGGGGCCCCTTCCCATGGTCACAGCCTGACCCTGTGACCCTGCCAGCTCAGCTCATTCTGACCACAGCTCTCCTCCCGGCTACTCACCACATGGTGCCCACTCTCCAACGTCCCTCTCCAgaggccctgcccaccccactcTCCTGTCTACACCTCCTTCGCTTCCCAGCCTGACCCCCGGGGTCCACGCTGCAGCCATTCGCTTGCCAGTACCCTCAACATCCTCGTTCCTTACCCTTCTGTCCCACACACCTGGCCAAAAACCCCGCCACGGATGGATCCAATGGCCCATCTTCTCCACACCCACCCCGGTCAGCCGAGCGCCTCCTGCtgcacagagaaaacagaaggcTGAAGGCATCGGGCTGATAGGACTGCGTGTCCAGCCACCAAGCCACTAAGCTGTGTGTAGCTGCAGCCACTCGGTCCTCCGTCCCTCCTGCCAAAGCCGGTCCCTCCTACCGTCTCTACGGGGCCAGCTTCATCCTGCTCTCCTCTGTCCCGTCTTTAACCCCCTCCTCCAGGCCAGCCCCTCCCCATCAGCGCTCCAACCGGCTCTGTTTCTGAACAGGGCACGAGGTAAATGGAGCCCCACCTGAACTTCACACCCCCGTCCCCCTGCCACCCTCTCATCTCCTCTCTTCACAGCCAAACTTCTTGAGAGAGGTGTGTACGCTCCGTGGGGTCTCTCCTTGCCAGCTCCTTTCTCCACCCCCACTGCCCTTGAGGCCACTCCCCCACAAGGTCACAGCTGAGCTCCTCGTGGACAAATCTGGGGGTCCTTGCTAGGgctccctccacctgcctctcAGCAGCACTAACACGGCTGCTCTCTCCACAAGGGCCTTGTGCATGGGGACGCAGTGTGTAGTCGCATGCACGCGTCCTCCACGCGTGTGCCAAGCACGTACCTGTTCTGCGCCTGCGGATGTTCCATGGAgcacgtgcatgtgtgtctgtgtgcactaTGCGTTCTGCAAGTGTGTGCTCTGTGCGAGTGTatgcgtgttttttttttttaagatttttaattttttattagagagatagcgagcacaagcagggggagcggcaggcagagggagagggagaagcaggctccctgctcagcagggagcccgatgcggggctcaatcccaggaccccgggatcatgaccccagctgaaggcagacgcttaaccgtctgagccagccaggcgccccgagtgtaTGTGTGTTTAGACACACGTGTGAGCATGGGTACATGTGTGTGCACCATGTGCCCACGTGGGGTGTTTGTTTTGCACATGCACATAATCTCCCTGTCCTTGACTGCCTGGGGTTTTCctacctccttccctcctgcttccctccagccccttctGCAGGCTCCCTTGCAGCTGGCCATGGCCTCACACTCTCCCCAGGCGAGCCCCCCGAGCCTCCTGTGGCCTCGTGACTATTTCTAGGCTGATGATGGCTGGACCCCCATCTCCAGCCTAGACCTCACTCTCCAGCCCCAGACCCGCATATCTGGCGCACCCCTGGGCAGCCGCCTGAGCACCGCCCCCCCCGGCCTATCTAACTCAACATTCCTACCACCTCAACAAATCTGCTCCCCCAGTACTGTCATCCTCCCGGGATTCCAAGCTAGGTCTGGGGGCTTGTCTTCTCCCTCGCCTCATGCGCAGCAGGGCGACTCTGGCctctggagtctgcttgtccctccccgaCCCCCTCAGGCCATCTGCTTGTGTGCATCCTCACTGGCTCCCCCATCACCTGCGGCCTGGCTCACAGCAGTAGCCTTCTCCTGGGCGCCCATATCCATTCCCTGCTTCCACCGTCCCAGCCCCTGCGCGTGTCCCATTGGGGTGCTCATCACCTTGGAGAGTCCCCAGCCTGTGCTGGCCTCCCACAGGCTTGCCAGCCCCTCACCCAGGGCCCATACTGGGGTCAGGGACAGGACACTGGTGGGGAGAGGTCAGTGCGCCCCCACACAGACCACCTACCTATGTCACATCCGGTTCACCCTGTCACTATCGCCTCTCCTCATCCTCTTCATCCTCGTCCTCCTCGTCTtcctcatcttcttcctcttccaactGGCCCCGGTCCTTGGAAACGTCAGCAAACTCAAAGTTGCCTTCTATGTCCAAGACCTGCAGGTGCTTCAGCCTCCGGAAGGCACTTTCCACCACGGAGCCCACAGCCAGCTTGTTAAACCTGTGCGGGCCGCCATGTGCGGTCAGTGCCAGAGGCCTGACCCTCagagtccccacccccacccaccctagcagggaaagagggaacaaGATCTCCAGGAAGAGGGCACAGTTAGCACAAAAGgggtgcagggctgggggggggggcagtgctgAGAAGCAAGGTGCATCGTATAAGTCCCAGCTGTTCAGTGTGGCTATAGCTTGGAGGGGGGAGTGAGCCCAGACCCTGGGCCACTCATCTCGTACAGTGAGGGGCAGGCCCCCATCTGCAAATGCTCCAAGATTTGGGAGTGGCAGACGTGGGCGCCTCCTCTGTGCCTGGGATTACCTCCCTCTGGGATTAACCCCAAGGCCTGGGGCTCCAGGGTTGCCAGCCTAGAGTTGCCTGGTATGGAGTGGTACATAGGCAAGGCCATGGTCAAGCTGGGCCAGGGCGGCACTCGGGCtgaggggaggcagaggctgggctCTGATATCAGGCCCCTCAACTCTTTGTGCCTTAGTCCCCCACAGGAGCCAAGGCATAGGTCACACTCTACCCCAACCCAGCCACCAATGCCCTGCAGGTGCACATTCTGCCTTCTCGAATCTGCCCCTTCTGAGTCCGGGGGTTGGTTAGGTAGGATGTTGGGAAGAACCACCCTGACTCTGCTGTCCTGGGGAGTGGGCTCCCCTATTAAAAtcatcctaggggcgcctgggtggctcagtcaattaagcaccaaactcttgatttcggctcaggtcaggatctcagggtcatgagatcgagccccacctcgggctccatgctggtcatggagcatgcttaagattctctctctctccccctctgtccttttcccctctccctctgtctctttaaaaaaataaaataaaataaaaaattcattctaaACCCCACAGCTCAGCGAGGACCTGAACATCTGCCATCCGAGGCCCAGGCTCAGTCCCGGCCAGCTGCGGGCACAGCGGCCACCTGCACTCTCTGGTACCCCTTCCCGCCACAGTAACAGCAATAACGCCCACACGCACAGCTTGTTAAAGTTTCTGAAGTCCTTTTACAAACCTATAAACCTCACCAGGCCCGGCCAGACTGTCCCCACCCTTGAGAGCTGATGAAACAGAGGCTGAGGGGGGTGTGGGATgtacccagggtcacacagccagtcagTGAAGCCAGGCTTCGAACACCGACCTCTACCTGGGAGCTGTTCCCGGATGCCTCAGCGATCCTGCCAGAGCCAGGCTGACCCTGGGGGCCCTCCTACCTGAGAAAGATCCCTTTGAGGTTGGGTGTGGAGTCGAAGGCATTGGCGGGCACGGTGCTAATCTTGTTGTTCTGCAGATACAGGTACTCGAGGGACTCGGGGAGCCCCTCGGGGATCTCTGTGAGTTGATTCCCAGCGATGTCCAGCAGCTGTATGAGTGACCAGGGGAGTCAAAGCACTTAACGTCTTGCAAagatcccacccaccccctggtCTATCTAAATCTTATgacaaccctgtgaggtgggaTCTAGAACTACCCCCATTTTCCAGgaggggaaacagaggctcagagaggttaagagatcTGTCCAAGGCCACGCAGCCTGCATGAGGCTGGAACCCAAACCCTTGTTCTAACTATGTCCTGCCCAGCTCCTTCTGCCTTTCCACATGAATTCACAGCCAAGatatctgggtggcacagtccctCCTCCTTGGCACGCCTGTCCCCCCCATCAGACTGAAGGCCCCAgaagggcagaggccagggatccTCCAGTCTTTGAATATCCCCACACTGGTCCCagatgagggtgggggtgggggtccatACGGGTGGGGCTGCTCATTCACGGACTTCAGAGGCCAtgtgggcagaggctgggagcaAGGCTTCGAGGCCCACAGTGACCCTGGCATGGCAGCCAGCCCTAGGCTGGTCAGTCTCGGGCTCGGCACATGCCTAGAGTGCCGGCAGCAGGTGGCCAGGGAAATGGGGTGGTTTTCCCAGGGCGGAGCAAACATGCGGTGGCAAGAGGCCTGGACGTGCATgggcccagccccctgccctcccccaggctggCAGCACACACTCGCTCCCACACACCTGGGCAGGTACGGGTGCTTCCATCCTCCCTGAGCTCCCTTCCTCACCCCGACAGGCTGAAGCTCAGGGTCAGGAAACTGGGGGCCATGAATCGAGATTCAAGATTCAAGGGGAAACAAGCTTTACACACCTTGGGGAGCCTCCCCGTCACCTCCCCTACCCAGCAGGAATCCCTGCTCCCCGCTGTGTTCCCACCACACAGCCCTGGCACCGCCTCATTCGTTCCAAACATCCTCAGTGCCCACGGGTGCCGGGGAAATGGAATCCACGGAGATGCTGCCTCTGCCATCGGAGGCTGCGGGCGGGGGTGGACCCAAAATCTGACGACAGCCGGTGGAACTGGGCTGTGTGGAGGGGACGCAGGGGAGGGGCCTGACCCAGCCTTGGGTCAGGGGAGCACAGCAGCCGGCACAGGCGGGGGCTctgaagcagggggagcagctgctTTAGAGAGATCCCACAGTGTGAGGAAGAACCCCCCACCAGACACCTCATCCCTGCCTGAAGTCACCCAGGCCGCACCTGCCCATCCCTGAGGGCTTCCTGAGGGAGGTGACACCCGGACTAAGTCCTAGGTATATCACAAGTTCTAGGAGGGTAGTGCCCCTCCATCTGTCTTACTCCCCGCCAGGTCCTCAGTTCTAGAGCAGCTGTGTCTGCACATGGCGGAGGCCCGGGACAGGCTGTGGAACGAAGGAGTGAGCAGGTGTTAGCAGGGTGCTGGGCTTCAGTGGCGGGGCCAGGAGGAGTGACACCCAGTGTGCCTGGGAGACTAAGGAGCTTGGCTGGGAGCAGAAGTAGGCCAGCCCTGAGAACTGTGGCAAGGATTCTGCTCTGGGTTCTAAgagcaatggggagccatgggagggtTCTGAGCAGGACTGGAAGGTGAGCGTGTGTTTTTCAAGGTACCCACCAACTGCACATGGGATGTAGGAGTGGAGAGCTCCTATGGAGCTGGGGTCCAGGTGAGAAATGGGGGTGTCTTGGCTTGGAGTATGGGCAGCAGGGATGGAGAAAAGTGAGTTGAGAGGTGTGACAGTAACAATGGGTGTTGGGGGGCAGTGGTATGAAAAGGGGGTGTCAGGGGCAGCGTCCAGGTCTCCCGTGGGCACCCCTTCAGCGAGTTAGAAAATGCAGTAGGAGGAGCAGGTGTGGAGGAGAGGACGATGGGATCTGGGCTCCTGAGGACAATCCACGAGGGCCTGGCCCAGGCAGCTGGATCCCGGTGTCTGGCCCTCAGCAGGGCCGTCTGGGTGAGGAGGGACCCCAGCTAGCTGTTCCTGCAGGGCCAGCTGCCTACCCCAGCTCCCACCCTGATCCGCCCTCAGGGCTgagccctgcctgcctgccccctcccactctgTGGGCTCACCCCTGCACCCCCCTCAGATATCCTCATCATGACTGCTCTCCCAAAATACAAGTACTGTGAGCCTACCACACAGAGGTCCCCGGGGCCAGCAGTGAACACAACAGACTAAAATGCCTGCCCCTCATTCTAGCAGAAGGGCAGGCAACAAACAAGCAGACAGATGACCTAATGCCCAGAGGGATGAGgattatgaagaaaaacaaagcacaggAGGGTGATAGCTGGTGAAGGAAGACCTCCCAAGCAGGTAACATTTGAGCAGCGccctgagagagagggaggagcaagtccaggggtggggggtggggggtggaggatgtACATTTGGGGAAGGGGCAAGTAGTGCAGCAGAGTGGGGGCACTTCCTGACCTTGCAGCACCAAGGCCCTGCCTCCCAGATTTCTCTACTCAAGTTCCCTCTTGGTCCTCACTGAGTGGGGGCTTTCACTTACAGCCAGATACCCCAACTGACTCAGACCGTGGCCACAGCAGCCTCACCCACTCAGCAGCCCCAGCATGCCTCAGGTAGCCTCCCCGAGCCCTCGGCACCATGAGGTCACCCTGCCTCCCAGACCTtgcgccctcccctcccccaagcccagcCTTTCCCAGCCAACTGTTCCTGAGCCTTCAGATGGGTGAGCTTGACTCTCCAGTGCCCCCCGCACTGGCCCCACCCGCCCCTGGACCGTGGGCCTCCTACTTGCAGCCATGAACCCCCTTATCCCCACAGCCCTCCTGCAGATGCTGAGCTCAGCTGGCTGCGCCTGGCATGCCAGCCATACCGACTGCTTCCTGGTCTAGCCCCCACCCCACGGCCCggccctcccacccacccctcagcTGAGCCCACACGATGCGTGGGCGTGGGGCAGCCACGGCAGCCGCACCCCACCGGGCATGACCCAGCCCCTTTCCCCTCGCCCTTACCTGCAGATGGGCCAGGTCCGCCCAGGCCCGGGGGCCCAGGGCCCGGCTGCGCAGCCGGTTGCCGGTGAGGTAGAGCTCACGCAGCTGGGCCATGCCGGCCAGCGCCCCGCGTGCCAGGGCGGCCAGCTCGTTGCGCTTGACCTTCAGCACATGCACGTTGCGCGGCAGCCCGGGTGGCAAGGTGTGCAGCCGGTTACCGGACAGGTCCAGCGAGCGCAGCAGGCGCAGCTTGCGGAAGGCATCGCGGTGCACCTGCGGGCTCGTGATGCGGTTGTAGCTGAGGTTGAGCTCCTCCAGGAAGTAGGTGGTGGCGAAGTCGTCGCGGCCGATGCCGGTGATCTGGTTGTGCAGGATCATGAGAGTGCGCACGCGGCGCGGCAGGCCGCTGGGCACGCGCTCCAGCGCGTTGTTGTACAGGTGCACCGTGTGCAGCCGCTTAAGGCCCTGGAAGGCCCGGGGGTGGATGCCGCGCGCGTGCAGCTGGTTGCTGTGCAGCAGCAGGTACTCGAGGCTGCGGATGGGCGTCAGCACGTCTGCGTCCACGCTCCGGATGGCGTTCTTCTCCAGGTGCAGCAGCACCAGGCTGCGCGGCAGCCCCGCGGGGACCCGCGACAGGTTGTTGCTGGACAGATCGAGGTACTCCAGGCTGGAGAGCTtcctgcggggggcggggggggggatgagGACAGTTGGCGGGGGCCCACGTGGTGCTTGTTGCCATCATTGCTCCCGAGGGAGCCGGCAAGGGACCTGCCTCTAAttcatcccagctctgccactgggtGACCCACGAGGGGACCTCAGTCCTCCCCCGCCTCTCCTTGGGTTGATGCAATGCTGTATTGGTGTAGGAAGAATCTAGCGTGGTTTCTGACACAAAGGAGCTTCTCTGAAGACCAGTTGTTTAAGGCCTTCTGTAGCCACCCTGGGCCTAAAAAGTGAAAATTCATTTGCCTTCAACAAATACACTCCAGTCTCAACTTTGTACAAGAAGCCAGCCTCTGAAGATGCCTCACCGGAACTTTGGCGGGCTTTATCTACACATCACTCGTTCTCGGGGACAGAAATGTCAGCAGAGGCACAAGCCCCTAGGTTCCTTCCCCAGGAAGCTGGCCAGggacaggtggggggggg
Proteins encoded in this region:
- the PODN gene encoding podocan encodes the protein MARSRVLLLILLLPPQLRLGLVGTARSPGFGRSGTHSLSPAENEFVEEGPVLVLRPEEPGPGPVTINCPRDCACSQEGVVDCGGIDLREFPGDLPEHTNHLSLQNNQLEKIYPRELSRLHRLETLNLQNNRLTSRGLPEEAFEHLTNLNYLYLANNKLTLAPRFLPNTLISVDFAANYLTKIYGLTFGQKPNLRSVYLHNNKLADAGLPDNMFNGSSNVEILILSSNFLRHVPKHLPPALYKLHLKNNKLEKIPPGAFSELSNLRELYLQNNYLTDEGLDNETFWKLSSLEYLDLSSNNLSRVPAGLPRSLVLLHLEKNAIRSVDADVLTPIRSLEYLLLHSNQLHARGIHPRAFQGLKRLHTVHLYNNALERVPSGLPRRVRTLMILHNQITGIGRDDFATTYFLEELNLSYNRITSPQVHRDAFRKLRLLRSLDLSGNRLHTLPPGLPRNVHVLKVKRNELAALARGALAGMAQLRELYLTGNRLRSRALGPRAWADLAHLQLLDIAGNQLTEIPEGLPESLEYLYLQNNKISTVPANAFDSTPNLKGIFLRFNKLAVGSVVESAFRRLKHLQVLDIEGNFEFADVSKDRGQLEEEEDEEDEEDEDEEDEERR